The nucleotide window AAATGGTTAACATATTCATGGCATGTACATTATATAAgtattgtggtgggccacacataacctTCACCATATCATCGCCTAATACAATCCTTATGTGCAAGCTACTGTCCTCAAAAAGACAAATTTATCCTCGTGTTGAAGGCTAGCTAggggctcactataatgtttgtgtcacatccactccattcaagttttgccaactcattttggggcatgacctgaaaaaatgagatagatcttaaaattaagtgggccatactacaggAACAACGGGAATGTAAACTCCCGCCATCAAAATCTTTTAGCTTTATGCCATtgaaactgttcataaggttattcatACTAGGATTAATGGGATAGCAAAATATTAATCTGATCCGTATAAGCACGTATGGTGAGATTTAACTGGATAGCCAAGATGGGGCCATGCAAAGAATGTTTAAAATGGATGTGGATTGGGTACCACcactttggtgcggtccacttgagttttggcctaaaatttaggctcaacccctaaactgaattgaaaaaagggatgggcggtgtggataaaccacatacattcatggtggaccCAATACAGTTTACTTAGTAAGACAAAGGCTCGTTAATTCGATCTTTTCATCCCGGGGCTGCTCATCTTAAGTTATTTATCctgtattcatgctgtccatatgttttttccaatcattttagagcatcattgtaaaaaataaagcatatttaaacattaggtggaccatgccatagaaaTCCTGATGATTGGCTATACTACTAGAAACTCATCAGGGCCATATTATTGTTTTGGCAGTGTTTATACTTTTGTGGTgtattaattgtcaatcaccacggtttcatatggcatggtccacatgatatttggatctgcttcatttttgagacgaTGCCCTgcaactagaggtgtacatgaaacgagctagctcggttagctcgcttgacttgactcgaaaaagccaacttagttcgaagctaagttcgagccgagttgaactgattttttgagcttgaaaatgagttcgagcaggccccggCTCAACTTGGATCGATTCGAattcggatcaaaccagtttggtgacttggttactttcccattgatgttactcaccaactgtttgataaaatggctcaacgaaatgtggctggtggcaaggaaagtttggctagtggcaaagaaggtttggccggtggcaagcaaggtatatAGATCAAACAAATggcttgttttttattttttgggtttttatattacctagaaggtgtttgataaaacacctataaaaccattgcctaTATTTGTAAAATAGTGAGTTTTTAAAGttgtagttcaggtgtttgtgaaaaatggctcaatggcaaactcggcccgagctgcccGACctactgaccgaactgagcccAGCTGGCCATCAGGCTCAAGATCAAGCtaagccaagttcgagttgaggtcgGCCAGTGTtggagtcgagttgagctgaggccagctcgactcggtttgactcgatgtacacccttacCTGCAACGATATGGAAAACggtcatcaaggtggaccccacgttaAAGGCcacacacctaatccgctccatctgaacattgagtgggccacacttgcacaTGCGATTTCGTCCCTTCCTACGTGTATTTCCTCTTTGAGGATCATAACCGGTGATCGCCtcatgaacggtcctgatcttgCACGTGTGCTTCGCATAGACACATGTGAGGCCAATGGAGACACAAACCGCCGTAATGCTGCTATCTGCGGTAGAACAGAGTCGGAAAATCTCAGATCTCGCGCCCAAATCTGAGTATAAATACCTTCCGTTTCCAGGCAAGTGTAGGATTCAAACTCTTTTTTTCTCATAGATTTTCAAAATCCTTCTTTCGAAGATCGAGAAACTCgatttctagggttagggtttctgcaTTTTCATCCAAGAATCCGATACAGAATGcgatttctagggtttcaagAGTTTCGGATGCGAAGAATCTGAAAGAGAGAAGAAGTTCCGATCTACCATTTGATAGAAGCAGTCCCTGCTCTTCTGGTTAGTTAGATCCCTATCAGATCTCCATTCTATGAACTTTTTGAAATTCGGCTATTTTATTGCTGTTTTTTGAATTGTCGATTACTGCGGTAGGGTTCCCTCTCTTCCTCTTGCATATTCTATGGATCAGCTTGATGGAGATATCTGTTGCTTACTATGTTTGGTGGAATCAAAAGAAGTTTAGAATTTCAATCTTTGATCTGGGTTTGTAGGCATAATTTTGGTATTTGATTCTCTGATTAGTGATTTTCGATCTGTTCtggttttctattttctttgagtTTATGAAATTTGGTATCGAGTTGATGTAGAAATCCTTTCTCTACCAGTGGTTTGAAGAGGTTCAGATCTGTGGCTTTGAAGCACCGTTCTTTCTTTCTCTGCCTTTAAAATTTCTATTGAAGTGATGCAATGCTTAGCACATCCTACTGGTGTTTTCAGACAAGATAAACACAGGCGTGGCCTGTTGTTAATTGATTAGGATAGTTCTTCTGGTGCCTAGTGTTTGTTGATCCTGATCGTTCATCTGATGGGCTCACTTTGCATGAGCAGTGTTGCAAAAGGGTAGGATAATTCTATCGTTCTGGTTCTTGAACTGTGAATGGATGTCTGAGAAAATAAATATATCCAGTTTATGTGGAATGCAAAAAGCCACCTCAGAAGGCGGGAATTGTTTGATGCATGTGAATTTTGTTCATCATGCATACATTGTTATGACCCACCAGAGGGATGATCTGGAATGCTGAAAAGCATGGCCCACTTATACTGCATGATGGGCTGGATGAAACAACATTCGTTAGCATTTATAGTATGCATTTTCTATttgaataatatatattttattaggaATTCATTGTAGCCATTTATTTGCTGACAGGTGAAAACGGGAAGGAGATAATACGGAGTCTTATATGCAAGAGAGTTGTTGGATTGTAAAGATTTGTGGCTTTTCTTCTGTCTATTTGTTCTGAAATTTAAGTCCTGAGCTCAACAGATGGAAGAGgaaaaaaggaggaagaaaaacaagaaaaaaagaggCAAACAATCTAAAGTGACAGATGTAGCATTTGCCAATGGAGAAACAGCTCCTGCGCAGAATCATCATGCGCAAAACTCAGATAATGCTTGCATTCAAAATGCTGGTGTGTCAGAATCGGATGTAGAGGTGAACAGCCATAAAACCGATGACTCAAGAAGTGTAAGTTCCATTACAAGTTACCAGAATGCATGCATCTCTTGATAAATTGGGTTGGTTTTGGATTTTATTGATCTTGTTCTAGATCGGGAATGTTTACTTCTAACGACAAATGCTTTCTGCACGTCACTCTGACTGGTACAAGTACCCAGCCTTTCTACTTCTAGTCATACAACAACATATAACCAAAAGTAGAAAGGATGGGTGTATTTTGTAGTCAGAGTGTGTGTAAATAGTCTCTGTTTATTTTTAGTTAACTGTAGAATAGGTAGCGGCAGATGGACAAACCCCAGCATTTGGACCTGTTGCTGGACACAGACCTGTCTCCAGACATAACCAATGCTCATCTGCTTCTCTCCttcatattcatttttttttccctgaGAGAGAACAACAGTTTTTTTGAAAAGCTGCAAAAGCGGGAAAAGAATACAATCCGGAGGAAACAAAAGACTCAAAGAGGAAAGCCAGCTAATGTGGCCTTAACATGCACAGCCTAACCCACAACAAGACTTTTGACTTTACAAATGACCAGTTTTCACCCTCGCACTCATTCCTAAAGCAATGCCCATTCCTAGCTCCCCATAAAGCCCAAAAAACAGCTGTTATGACCAATCTCCAAATGGCTTTCCCAGATTTGCCAACTCCATGCTACGCCCAAAGCAGGTCCCCCACAAACTTTGGCATTACCTAGTTGGCATGCAGCAGGCATAGGAAATGATCCCAGACTCTACGGGCAAAAGAATAATGAATGAATAGGTGATCAGTCGATTCCCCTTAAGGGTTCCAACATCCTTATTTTTGAAAACCATTGGTGGTGACCCGGGCATAGGTCCGTCTGATCATTTATTTCAAGGTCCATGATGGATTCTCCTTTGTAGTGGTCTGTGGGTCGAGATTTTGCATCTCATACAATGTTGTGGTTTGTGTCTTTGGAGTTTGATGTGTATTGAAGTAAAGAAATGTTACCTACTAGCGTGTAGAGATGAGGCATGCTATATCCATCTTCTGCCCAAGCTTGATCCTATGCTAGTCTTACATTGTCTGCTTTTTTagctttttaattatttattttgtttattttttaattttgggtTCCTCGCCTTCTCTTGCTGGCATTTGATATTCTTTctacaattttttaattttatttttcctgtAAAGGTTGTGCTGGAGGAAGAAATCAGACAATTAGAAGCTGAAAAACATTCTTGGATACGAAGAGAGGTAACTTTCTCTTATTTGAACTCTATTGGCTGTTTTCCTTTATCAacagcatttttttatttttgacctTTGGAGATTGGCTCCTAGAAATGCCTGGAAGAAGACATAAACCAAGTCATGTTGGACAAGCATTCTTGGATCTTGAAAGAGGTGGGAATTTATTTCCTGATGTCTTATAATGTGTCAGCATATTTTTTAAGGGCtttgctaacatccccaccttcatgggatGTTAGCAATGTCCCCGAAACTTTTGAATGATGCGTGGGACGCCCAATcgtcaatctgaaccatccattcttttgcaaAAATAGggacaagccatggtgcaaaaaataTGCCAGTCGGATGATTCTAAGCATCTCTATTCATTAGTATGAGAATTGAGAAATGGACAGTCGAGATTGATCTGAtaaacaaaatatgtccaatcgTTATCCTGAACCATCAATTTGGTAGGTCCCACTTTGAAATGATTATTATTTCAAAGTAGctctttggtttgatgattctatcCATGCGATATATGGCTTGTAAAAAACAgacggttgtaacaaattggcctcaTTCCTAGGGTTAGGACCATCTGATCAATGTGCTTCTTGTTCCGTGGCTTGGTCCCAATGGTACTATTGCATGAACCAACCGGATTGATGATTGGATGTCTCATGTGTGTCATTCAAAAGCTCTAAGGATGTTGTTAATGTGTCCATGAAGACGGGGACATTTTAGCAAACCCCTTTTTATAGGATCTCTAGTAATTGATGAACTTAACTAACCAAATGATCTACAGGCGAGCTTAGAGGAGAAAATTAGACTTCTACAAGTTGAAAAGGATTCTTGCATGCAGAAAGAGGTATTGTTTTTTATTAgctgcatgattttttattttttttttcggcGTCATATAAGTATGTTAAAGCTGGTAGGATGTGGAGAATGTGCAAGAGCTAGCATTGGCTTCTTAGGCGCAATTTGCTCTTAAACACACACATGGAAATGATTCCATGCTAACATTACAACCATAATTATGGCGGTAATAATTGGAAATGGGCTCCATCGTGCACACCCTCATTCATTTGGGCATGGCCCCAAAATAGGCCAAATGGaaagtcatgtgggccacatcagcaGGCACCTATCATTCATTTGCACTTGGCCCCACCTGAGTGTCAAAATGGCCTGATTTTCGTGGCATCCCTATGTCGAGGGCAGATGTTTTGAATCAATGTGTTGGATTGCACATCCACAACATGGTGGGCTTTCCACGAAATCAAGGGTGGCGTCCCTTCTCAactattccctgtggtgtggctcacctgagttcccatTCAGCCTGATTTTTCAAGGCATGCCCAAACGAGGCAGGGTGCGCATGATGGTGTGGGTTGGATGTCCTACATGCATCACGTCtggtgtgtgtgcatgcacatgTTTAATTGTATTCTTATTATTTTAGAGTATCTATTTATATTCTTGGTATACTAAGAATATTTggctaattaaaaaatatataggtTAACTTGCTTGTGCGTGAGCGAGTGTGTGTTTAATTTATATGCTTATTATGCTAGAATATCTCTTTATATTCTTATTATATTAGAATATCTGGCTAACTGAATGATCTACAGGTCAACTTAGAGGAGAAAATCCGACAGTTACAGGATGAGAGAGATTCTTGGCTCCAAATGGAGGTAGTTTTTTTCATTacaatgctgccggattttcagATGGACCATGGGAATGTGTTAAAGTTGGTAGTTTGAATAATATGTTGAAAAGGGAGCATCAACTCCTAATTGCACTTAGGATGTGTTTGGAAGATACCCTCAGTCTACATTTCTGGTTGGAAAAAGCAGCACATTTGGAAAAGCCTGAGAAGCAGATTCTGCATTGGGCTAGCAGTTGAATGTCAAACTGGCCAAAATAAAGATTTTGCCTCAGCTGTAATGAGCAGGATATTGATCTTTTGTGGATATCTATCCCAACCGACTGCTATATAATTTTCATGACACCCAAATGCAGCCTTAGTTTGCTTTTAACACTGCAATCCAGAAAGCGCCCATGAATGGCTGTGGGGGCGTATGTATATGCATTACATGCCCCTGCTATCTATTGATATTCTTATAATGCTAGGCTttctgcaaaaaataaaataaaatgtggtCTTGCTGCAGCACAGGAGTAGTTTAGCTAATTCACTGATCTGCAGGCCAGGTTGGAGGAGAAAATCAAACAGTTACAGAGCGAAAAACGTTCTTGGATCCTTAAGGAGGTGAATGTGTTCATTATCCTCTTTCCTGATGTTCCAGTAAAAGATCACACTGTGTTAAAGAAGTTAGGATGTTATGGGTAGACTGGCTAGGGTCATAAACATTTTGTCCACACTCAATGTTCCTTTCCATTGCACTTTGTGTGCATGTAGGTGGGCACACCTACATTAATGGTTTTTCATTtatgcacacgcacacgcacatcAGTGGGCTTGCATTTTCGCACAATTCTTGGCTTTCTTGAAAATGTGTGTCTTGCAACACAACTAACTCAATGATCTACAGGCCAGCTTAGAGGAAAAAATCAAACACTTAGAGAGTGGCAATGACTCATGGGTCCTAAAGGAGGTAACTACTTTCGTTGTAATGGTGCAGAGGCTATTATAATTGCACTATATCGATGTTTTTAGGGTCTCTCTTTCTCACGAGAGAAATATTATGGTAGTTGGAACATATGCTGACATTGTGTATATTTACACCCATGCTTGCCATTTCCTTTGTAGTTTTCCATTGAAACCACAATGTTAGAAAAATTTTCCTCATTGACAAGTCCTCTGTTTTAACACATCCCACATTTGTCAATGCTCAAATGTGCCACAATCCATCTTCAACACACGTCTCACCTCCCGTCTTCaagaattttttgttttttccaagcAACAGATTTGGAAATAGTGgaattttttcaagaaaatcttctGGAAAAACAATCGAGGGAAATGGTTTctccattcccactgtttcctagaaATGTTGTTTCCTGAGAAACaccattttatcaatttttttttcttcttccatgaatccaaacaagccctaaaggaAATTTCAGGATTAAATAAAGATGTATTTCTTGGTGATTGTTTGGTGTTGATGTGGTGTAACGGGTAGCTCTTGGTTGTTGTTTGCCTCTGTGCTTgtcttaataaattttttttttcaccgaACAGTAAAAAAGCTCTAAAATTCAAAAGCCCAGTAGATTTGAATTTTTGGTCTTGCGGAAGGGGATCTCTTATCCTTTGCTTTCTCTGAGCATATGAGTCTTGAACTCAGATACTCGGGTTTTTTTAGTAAGGCTACAGGTATCATAGGGTTGCATAACTCTGGTGATTTATAAATCACAGAAATCAGTTTTCCTCATATCTTATTTGTTTGTTGAGCTTGAACTTTATCTATGTGCATGTATGCCTTTCAATCAGGGCATTCATCTATCACTCGATTATCCCTGAATTCAATTTGGCAGAAATTTTAAGATATCCTTCTTGTTTACATGCAGAAAACAGAATATAGTGATGATATCTGTGGTTCTTTATCGTTATGAAGTTGATTATTGCTCTCATCTTTTGCAGAATTCAAACAAGGAGATGATTGCTAGATTGAACAAAGTAAATATTGGACTGCAAGCACAGGTATTTGCCTACGCTATTTTGAGTACTCCGTACTTGAAAAATGCCACCTAAACAGGTGTTTGAACATTAAACATAGCAACCAACCAGTTGAATGTAGCCTGAAAATGCATAGATGGCTTGTATATTTTCAAGAAGCTGCTCAATAGATGTTTTTTTTCCCGTCTGCTTTTATCTTTTTTCTTACTATAATAAAATTGAATGGTTATTTACATCTCTCTTTGCAATAATAGATTAAAGTCTCTTCCCACCTTTTCTTGGCGGATAGACATGGCTGAAGCTGTACATCGAGGCCAAGGTTTGAAGTCATCTGATACCAGTACGTATCGCTCCTGAATGATTTGGCTGAATTGGCCTGAAACAGCCTGATGCAGGGGCTATACAGGGCCATATCAGTGGTGAACAATACTATACCCAATACACCGATTTAAAACCTTGATCGAGACTAACTGTTATCTTGCCATTTCAATTAGTCTACTTCATATTCTTTATGCAGAAATTTGTGATGAGAATGCTTGATTAGTCACAACTCACACCCAAGGCTGAAATCTAGTATTTATTACCTTGTAATTTAGTAATATTGCCCATCAACGATGCCATCCAAGGAAAGGATTAGGCTTTCTATTTAATTCATCATGGTAATGAAATGTTATTGTCTCTGCTATATATAATGCGAGGAGCCAAGGACATTTTTGCCCATGCAATTAGTTTTAGGAGGGTTGTGGCCTTTGAGATTCTATAGGacattaagggggtgtttggatcgttagttacttaagataagctacttatgcctcaagtagcttatcttgatttctacttattaagttgaAGTGATTAACTTTAAGTTAAAAAgtttgatcttaaaccaaacttacttatctcaaataagttacttatctactgctgtcagtggaaaagtaacttatttggtggtatccaaacaggccctaaatgagattttttctctgtgtgtgtgtgtgtgtgtgtgtttctggAAATTTGAAAATCTGCTTGCTcataaatggatggcttggaattTAGCTGCCtgaatggacgatttggattttATCCATTCCTCGCTGCTCCTTTTTTGTGCGTGAGTAGCCCACTCCCACCTCCCTTTGCGTTCATATGTAGCCTACGTGATGAGGCTATCCAACATTGGCTATGTGAAGCCCACCATGAAGGTTGGGTAACATCCCACCCGTCCATCTGTTGCGCTGCCTCATGTTAGGATGTCAGAACTCCAAATGCCACATGTTAGAATTTTTTCTCTTCCAGAACCAGTCATTGTTGTAAGCTGCCCATGCCAAAATGTTGGAACTTACACAATTTCAGGATTTTGGATTGCCATTGCATGGCCTTGTAACCACTTCCAGTACGATGTGGTTTGTTTTTCATGTGTGGCTAATATTCTTCCATCTTTCCTTCATGACTTCTTTCTGCTTTCTATATTTTGATGTGATGCAGCAGTTTGCCTTTCTTTTTTATTATCCATTTGCTTAGAGAAAGTATCTCATGCTTCGGTGCTTAAAAAGCTTCTGAATATTCATTCACATCTTTGGTTCATCAATTCATCGTAAACTGCTGTAATCTGCAAAGACTGAAATGTTTCTGATATGGATATTAAATAACAAAGCTTGGCAGGTGAAGGAGTTGGAAGAATCTAGAAACAGTCTCTTACAAGAAAACCAACAGTTGGTGGAAAGTGCGTCTTTTCTGGAAGCACGAATTCAATATCTTGAAAGGGACGTCTCCTTTCCTGCCTCAACAGCAGAGACAACGAAGGTCAGCTTTTACATTCTTCTAGTTTCTTAGGGCCAGTTTGAAAACCTGATTTTTCCAGGGGATGGGATGCTGACACAGCCGGAGTTCAGTGTGGTCTTTGAGATGCGAATTAGATGAATTCAAGATCTAGCAATACTTGCTAGTAATTTAAGTGCAACACATGCCAAAGCAAAAAAATTGCAAGAAGAATTCTtcaaagaaaaaacaaaataagttTTCATTCCATCATATCCTTCAACACATGTTGAACAAGGCCTATGTATAGGctaaagaaaaacaaataagcCCTAATAACCACCCTTTAACCTTAAGGGTATTTTAGTTATTACACAACTTTCCTCAGTCCCTCAGCTCTTGCCACGCTCAACTTTGGCAAACTCCATAGAATCTTCGTCCAAGCTCTGCGTAGATCTTTGAAAGAGATTCCAACAAAGGTTTTGTGATTCAGCGCCCAAGGACATGTTCTCAATGATTCTCTCTGTGATTGTTGAGGTTGGCAGCCCTTCACCCCTGAATATGTCTGTTTGTTTCAAGATCCAACTCCCAGCACAGAGCTAGCAGCTAGAGCTCCACAGAACTCTGCTCCTAAATTTGGAAGGACGTCTGCACCTGATTTCTAGTACTCCAATCACCCTTTCCCAAATTGACCAAACAATAccaaacaaattgaaaaaaacTATACCAAAGACTGTGGGCAGTTAGTGGCGCAGGAGATGGTTCACATTATTTTCATCCTTCTTACACATCGTGTATCTGTTGGGGAAGGATTAGACATCTTTTCTCGAGCTGATTGACGATAAGGATCTTTTCCTTTGCCACCATCTACATGAAAGCTGCAATGCGAAGGGGAGCAGCCGTTTACCATATGAATGTGGGCTCTTTTAGACACCCACTCTTAATAAAACCAGGAATCTGGAAGCCGGAGAGCAATCGCCTATCCACACATCTTCCCACATTCTTACCTTATCACCTTAGATGACTCTCAATCTCATGCCTTCCTGAAGAGTTTTTCCCGAGATTTTTCTTCTATCCCCCATTTTGCAAATTTGCTTTCCAAACCTCGGATTTTGTCATTTTCCCCATTGAGATTACGGTTGGGGTCCCACCACCATTTCCCAGCCTGTATTTGTCTTCCACTTAGGGTTTGAAATCGGTGCGTTACGTAATGTATCTTTCACCACTGATTCCACTACGTATCGCCCATATCATTCATGGGCGATACTGGTACGTATGGGTCGATGCATACTGGTTTCGgatgatactttaaaccttgcTTCCACTACCCTCAGAGCATTCTTCTCAGTTTTGAATGTCCTCCACCATTTGGAGAGGAGATTGAAATTCCTCTCTAGGTTGCTGCCCAAGCCCAGGCTGCCTCCATATTTGGACTGTGCCACTTCTCTTTAcaagttcatttttttttatggtcACTATTCCCTCCCATAGAAAGTATGATTTGTTTCGGCCTTTTCTGCCACCTTTGAAGGGACTTTACATACGGATAAGTAATAAACAGGGAGTTTAGATAGGGACATTTTAATCAGAGGGATGCTGTCACCGAAAGAGAGGTAGTCCTCTTTCACAACTTAAACCAAATAAACaaggaaaaaacaaaataaacaaaaagcGACTTAATTAAAACCCTAAAGCTAGCGTGCATTTAACATTGTGGGGCCCGCACATGTGATCAAGCGGGCTCCATGTGGAGTTGTAGCTTTGTTTGCATCAGATGCGCTCCATCTACCCAAATTGACAGACTCTGCTGATTTATGATGTTGCTAGAGTTCTGTTCATAGTTTGGTTTGTTACTCTTGTGCATTTCACTCTCTGGAAGCTTGAAGCTGAACCCCCGAAATCTTCAATATCTGAGTTTTGACTCAACTGAGTCAGTTGGAAATTCGTCGCGTTTATAAAGCATGACCTAGTTAATCATCAAGTTTGCTAATGTTTTATGAAATTAAGAGTTTGGATTAATCTTACCAGGCTGAGTGTACTCAGCCGAATGTCATGAAGTTCATGGCATGAAAttccaaattttcatgatatttggtgaaaCAAACGTGCCCTAAGCAAAAATAGAATGAGGGATATGTATTTGCATTTTTTTCGGTGGTCTTTTAATAAGATGCTATTACCCATAAAAAAGATATTTGCGTCGGCATTGAATGTGGCTTTAGCATAAAGTGTGCAATGTTTGTCATCCATTCTTTCAGAATGTCGACTGTTGATTAGGATATTTTTGGAATCCTACCTTCTGTCTGTACTTTCTAGTATTCTATAGTCCTTCAACAGCAAGGTGGAATTGTCCTGATGGTTGGATATTTGGGGTGTGCTTGCCTATCCATGGGAGGGagatgaatggtcctgatctcGCACATGTTAGCCACTTATATGGAAATTGAGCCCTTGATGTCTGAGGAGAAGTGACAAACACCATGTCTTTTCCCCAAAATATTAGGGTAATCTGGTCTTCAGAGAAGTGGATTGTTCCTAATGTGtctctatgtttttttttcatGATATGGTGCAGCAAGACCCTAAAGATGAAGATGCGAGCAGTTTAGTAGAAGCTGCCTCTGCGATGGTTGAGAAGCTGGTTGCTGAAAATGCTGAGCTCGTTGAAAAAGTAAGTTTCGGTGGACTCTTCTTGTCTCTCTTTTTAATCTTAATATTCCTGGCTGCATACTTTCCCTGCTTTGATGGGGGCTTGATTTGAGCTGAGCCTCGAGTTGGTTACATAATTGGGCTCGACTTGGGTTCGCATCTCTCCGACGGCCTGGCAGACAGGCATCTAGCATTGTTGTGCCAAGTAGTTGGCTGGTGGGCCTGGCCTGGGCTTGATTCTTTAGCCTGCAGGTGGGGCTGGACTCAAGGTATTCAATAGTGGTAATGGTGGGGGTAATGCTGCTATGGACCTATAACTATCTAACttcttttcaaaagaaaatgtATCGGCCCCGTATCAAACAGTTACTtgcctgtaatggccattacaggtcAGTTATGggcatttttttttccagaacAGGTGTTGCAGCCCGCAACCGTGTAACGGGTCCTGCCAGTATGGTCATTATGAAAAGATTTTTGAATAACATGGCTGGACTTGGGTCCTTAGCTGTTTGACTGGACTTGAGCAGACTTCTTGTCCAGTGAGGCTGGCCCATTTGCAATCCTTTTTTTACACCCATTTTGAAAGACGCTGAACTTGGCATTACTCTTTCAATTTCTGAGGTTGACTCAGTTGAGTCAATGGGAGGTCGATTTGGCCAAATTGTTATATAACTGCGAGTTTCAAGTTGGTAGCCAGGACACCCAATCAGGGTGGCATCTACTCTCTGTGTTACATTATCCTAAGATGAAAATGGGCAAAATTACTAGTCGACAATCCACATTTTAATGGGGCCCCTATCAGATTGTTGAGATCATCATGGATGTTTGTGGTGTATCTCGCATCCACCACTGGGTGGACCATGTGAACAGTTGGCTCCACGTGTAGAGTAGTTTACTCTGGGAAATGTTTGCATAGCTCGCGAGAATGCCCATCCATGAGGGTCACTTTCTCCAGTGAGGGGTTGGGGAAATGACTTAACGGGCATGAAATCCACCCACACATCAGCAATTGTCCCTTTTGAGccttcatcccaaaagcacactGATtcaatcaaggtattccataacagtaatgaTGGCCGTGATGGCAGCACCGTTACTATTTTGACATGGGCTGTAATGGCCGTCACGGTTCAGTTCCGTACCGACCGTTATGGGGCTGTTACAGGACCCCTTACg belongs to Magnolia sinica isolate HGM2019 chromosome 8, MsV1, whole genome shotgun sequence and includes:
- the LOC131253653 gene encoding uncharacterized protein LOC131253653 isoform X6, translated to MEEEKRRKKNKKKRGKQSKVTDVAFANGETAPAQNHHAQNSDNACIQNAGVSESDVEVNSHKTDDSRSVVLEEEIRQLEAEKHSWIRREASLEEKIRLLQVEKDSCMQKEARLEEKIKQLQSEKRSWILKEASLEEKIKHLESGNDSWVLKENSNKEMIARLNKVNIGLQAQVKELEESRNSLLQENQQLVESASFLEARIQYLERDVSFPASTAETTKQDPKDEDASSLVEAASAMVEKLVAENAELVEKVNELYIELDRRGGTVDRSSTTAGFNPAQLTSETTFAPDSLLQYSEKMPASIGRVESPASVQTVDGSIVVDNAELESTAGTSTWKEGLLEPPEISEISEIVQIPLEENEIHEVEVESPRAAEVGDDAAVPLTDAPLIGAPFRLISFMARYVSGADLVNNKNSSGSEQ
- the LOC131253653 gene encoding uncharacterized protein LOC131253653 isoform X7, which encodes MEEEKRRKKNKKKRGKQSKVTDVAFANGETAPAQNHHAQNSDNACIQNAGVSESDVEVNSHKTDDSRSVVLEEEIRQLEAEKHSWIRREASLEEKIRLLQVEKDSCMQKEVNLEEKIRQLQDERDSWLQMEASLEEKIKHLESGNDSWVLKENSNKEMIARLNKVNIGLQAQVKELEESRNSLLQENQQLVESASFLEARIQYLERDVSFPASTAETTKQDPKDEDASSLVEAASAMVEKLVAENAELVEKVNELYIELDRRGGTVDRSSTTAGFNPAQLTSETTFAPDSLLQYSEKMPASIGRVESPASVQTVDGSIVVDNAELESTAGTSTWKEGLLEPPEISEISEIVQIPLEENEIHEVEVESPRAAEVGDDAAVPLTDAPLIGAPFRLISFMARYVSGADLVNNKNSSGSEQ
- the LOC131253653 gene encoding uncharacterized protein LOC131253653 isoform X1, translated to MEEEKRRKKNKKKRGKQSKVTDVAFANGETAPAQNHHAQNSDNACIQNAGVSESDVEVNSHKTDDSRSVVLEEEIRQLEAEKHSWIRREKCLEEDINQVMLDKHSWILKEASLEEKIRLLQVEKDSCMQKEVNLEEKIRQLQDERDSWLQMEARLEEKIKQLQSEKRSWILKEASLEEKIKHLESGNDSWVLKENSNKEMIARLNKVNIGLQAQVKELEESRNSLLQENQQLVESASFLEARIQYLERDVSFPASTAETTKQDPKDEDASSLVEAASAMVEKLVAENAELVEKVNELYIELDRRGGTVDRSSTTAGFNPAQLTSETTFAPDSLLQYSEKMPASIGRVESPASVQTVDGSIVVDNAELESTAGTSTWKEGLLEPPEISEISEIVQIPLEENEIHEVEVESPRAAEVGDDAAVPLTDAPLIGAPFRLISFMARYVSGADLVNNKNSSGSEQ
- the LOC131253653 gene encoding uncharacterized protein LOC131253653 isoform X5, whose amino-acid sequence is MEEEKRRKKNKKKRGKQSKVTDVAFANGETAPAQNHHAQNSDNACIQNAGVSESDVEVNSHKTDDSRSVVLEEEIRQLEAEKHSWIRREKCLEEDINQVMLDKHSWILKEASLEEKIRLLQVEKDSCMQKEVNLEEKIRQLQDERDSWLQMENSNKEMIARLNKVNIGLQAQVKELEESRNSLLQENQQLVESASFLEARIQYLERDVSFPASTAETTKQDPKDEDASSLVEAASAMVEKLVAENAELVEKVNELYIELDRRGGTVDRSSTTAGFNPAQLTSETTFAPDSLLQYSEKMPASIGRVESPASVQTVDGSIVVDNAELESTAGTSTWKEGLLEPPEISEISEIVQIPLEENEIHEVEVESPRAAEVGDDAAVPLTDAPLIGAPFRLISFMARYVSGADLVNNKNSSGSEQ